A single window of Coleofasciculus chthonoplastes PCC 7420 DNA harbors:
- a CDS encoding glyoxalase superfamily protein, protein MPEELVPIFRVADARETAKWYARLKFVIEGEHRFAPEFPLYLFLRRGVNALHLSEHEGDARSNTLVYLYVHDVDEIAAEFNVEVEDQPWAREVELTDPDGNRLRIGQLKN, encoded by the coding sequence ATGCCTGAAGAACTCGTCCCGATCTTTCGCGTTGCGGATGCCCGTGAAACTGCAAAATGGTACGCTCGACTCAAATTTGTCATTGAAGGAGAGCATCGTTTCGCCCCGGAATTTCCCTTGTACCTCTTTCTCCGCCGTGGTGTCAATGCACTCCACCTGTCGGAACATGAAGGCGACGCTCGGTCAAACACGCTTGTCTATTTATATGTCCATGATGTTGATGAAATCGCTGCCGAGTTCAACGTTGAAGTTGAGGATCAACCATGGGCACGCGAAGTAGAATTGACCGATCCAGATGGAAACCGATTACGCATTGGACAATTAAAAAATTAA
- a CDS encoding type II toxin-antitoxin system VapC family toxin — protein sequence MRLLLDTQCWLWWFAQPEKLNENVIEQIADETNEVWFSVASVWEMGIKVSIGKLPLPEQIDDYVSTRMTQLGARSLEITASHALRVAALPLHHRDPFDRMLIAQAQLEDMTLVSADSTFNQYEVSLLWAASS from the coding sequence GTGAGACTTTTACTAGATACACAATGCTGGCTATGGTGGTTTGCTCAACCAGAAAAATTAAATGAGAACGTAATTGAGCAGATCGCGGATGAAACCAATGAAGTATGGTTCTCAGTTGCCAGTGTTTGGGAGATGGGAATTAAAGTTTCAATTGGTAAGTTGCCACTGCCAGAGCAAATAGATGATTATGTCTCTACTCGTATGACTCAACTAGGAGCTAGATCGTTAGAGATCACTGCTTCTCATGCTTTGCGGGTAGCTGCATTACCTTTACATCATCGTGACCCTTTTGACAGAATGCTGATTGCACAAGCTCAACTAGAAGACATGACACTTGTAAGTGCAGATTCGACATTTAACCAATATGAAGTCTCTTTACTCTGGGCGGCTAGTTCCTAG
- a CDS encoding type II toxin-antitoxin system Phd/YefM family antitoxin yields the protein METVNIHQAKTNLSRLLSRVELGEEIVISNRGIPIAKLVPFRTSLDRRSSLGQDREMFTVPDDFNAPLPEDILVAFEGGAE from the coding sequence ATGGAAACAGTAAACATTCATCAGGCTAAAACAAACCTTTCTCGGCTATTGTCCCGTGTGGAACTCGGAGAGGAAATCGTTATTTCAAACCGAGGTATCCCAATTGCTAAACTTGTTCCATTTCGGACATCCTTAGATCGACGGTCTAGTTTGGGACAAGATCGAGAGATGTTTACTGTACCAGATGACTTTAATGCTCCTTTACCAGAAGATATTTTGGTGGCATTTGAGGGCGGCGCAGAGTGA
- a CDS encoding CobW family GTP-binding protein: MTPSVKQVRPTSVTASVTASGRGIPVTIITGFLGSGKTTLLNYILHNRQDLKIAVIVNEFGDIDIDSKLLVSIDENMVQLSNGCICCTINENLVDTVDGLIHRDDPVDYILVETTGVADPLPIMLSFITTELQTVTHIDSILTVVDAESLTPNHYDSEAALNQLIFADIILLNKTDLVAPKRINQLKEYIHSLKPGARVLQTQYGQVSLPLILDVNLNQPNTYQRAAPAEHHLADDHQSHHLEHDQFMAVSFESDRALNLPKFQAFIDNLPTNVYRGKGILWFQGSQLRHLFQLSGKRCDMKSERSHPPRCNQLVFIGRDLDAQQIQSQLRTCLASEQVSVR; this comes from the coding sequence ATGACCCCTAGTGTCAAACAAGTTCGTCCCACGTCTGTCACCGCTTCTGTCACCGCTTCTGGGCGGGGAATACCTGTTACCATCATCACGGGTTTTTTGGGGAGCGGCAAAACCACGCTGCTCAATTATATTTTGCATAATCGTCAGGATTTGAAGATAGCCGTTATTGTTAATGAATTTGGCGACATTGATATCGACTCCAAACTCTTGGTATCGATTGATGAAAATATGGTGCAACTGAGTAATGGTTGCATTTGCTGCACGATTAATGAAAATCTCGTTGATACGGTTGATGGGTTAATTCACCGTGATGATCCAGTGGATTACATCCTGGTTGAAACCACGGGGGTGGCAGATCCGTTGCCAATTATGCTGAGTTTTATCACCACAGAATTACAAACGGTTACTCACATTGATTCCATATTGACGGTTGTTGATGCCGAATCGTTGACGCCGAATCACTATGACAGTGAAGCGGCACTGAATCAACTCATTTTTGCCGATATTATTCTATTGAACAAAACCGATTTGGTTGCCCCAAAACGAATCAATCAACTCAAGGAGTATATTCATTCCCTGAAACCTGGAGCTAGAGTCCTCCAAACCCAATATGGACAGGTGTCATTACCACTGATTTTGGATGTGAACCTTAATCAGCCTAACACCTATCAACGTGCAGCACCAGCCGAGCATCATCTGGCTGATGATCATCAGTCTCACCATCTGGAACATGATCAGTTTATGGCAGTGTCATTTGAGAGCGATCGCGCCTTAAATCTGCCCAAATTTCAAGCCTTTATCGATAACCTACCCACCAATGTTTATCGGGGTAAGGGCATTCTCTGGTTTCAGGGGAGTCAGTTACGCCATCTGTTTCAATTAAGTGGTAAGCGATGTGATATGAAAAGTGAACGTTCTCACCCTCCTCGTTGTAATCAACTCGTTTTCATTGGACGCGACTTGGATGCCCAGCAAATTCAGAGCCAACTTAGGACTTGTCTGGCATCAGAGCAAGTGTCAGTCAGATGA
- the folE gene encoding GTP cyclohydrolase I FolE — protein sequence MTLSQSKPMALNGVMPSLSTSDKPLVSDEEMRQAVRTLLLGLGENPDREGLQDTPKRVVKALKFLTSGYHQSLDELLNGAVFTEDANEMVLVRDIDIFSSCEHHILPILGRAHVAYIPNGKVIGLSKIARICEMYGRRLQVQERLTAQIADALTELLKPQGVAVVVEATHLCMVMRGVQKPGSWTVTSAVRGVFAEDARTRQEFMDLVRHNPRFN from the coding sequence ATGACCTTATCTCAATCAAAGCCGATGGCGTTAAATGGTGTAATGCCATCCCTTTCAACTTCCGATAAACCCCTTGTCTCTGACGAAGAAATGAGGCAAGCCGTCCGTACTTTATTACTGGGATTGGGAGAAAATCCAGACCGCGAAGGATTACAAGATACCCCTAAGCGTGTGGTTAAAGCCTTAAAGTTTTTGACATCGGGTTATCACCAATCCCTGGATGAATTACTCAATGGTGCAGTATTTACCGAAGATGCTAATGAAATGGTGCTGGTGCGGGATATCGATATTTTTAGCTCCTGTGAGCATCATATTTTACCGATTCTTGGTCGCGCTCACGTTGCCTATATTCCCAATGGTAAGGTGATTGGACTGTCCAAAATTGCTCGGATTTGCGAAATGTATGGGCGGCGCTTGCAAGTACAGGAACGTCTGACGGCACAGATTGCCGATGCACTCACGGAATTACTCAAGCCTCAAGGTGTAGCCGTAGTTGTGGAAGCGACGCATCTGTGCATGGTGATGCGAGGTGTGCAAAAGCCAGGGTCTTGGACTGTGACCAGTGCGGTGCGAGGGGTGTTTGCTGAGGATGCCCGGACTCGCCAGGAGTTCATGGATTTGGTGCGACATAACCCAAGGTTTAATTAG
- a CDS encoding DUF1830 domain-containing protein produces MTQILDALPPNFPSKILCGYFNQTRQVQIVRIVNISNWYFERVVFPRQYLLFEACSEAQLEIYTGAMSQGIFLDRIGCDRLRIQQEFIRAPNKDLKKLPVFHPSSHRTFN; encoded by the coding sequence ATGACTCAAATTCTTGATGCTTTGCCCCCGAATTTTCCCTCGAAAATCTTATGTGGCTATTTCAATCAGACGAGACAAGTTCAGATTGTGCGGATTGTCAATATTTCCAATTGGTACTTTGAGCGAGTCGTATTTCCTCGCCAATATCTCTTATTTGAAGCCTGTTCTGAGGCTCAACTTGAAATTTATACAGGGGCAATGAGCCAGGGAATTTTTCTAGATAGAATTGGCTGCGATCGGTTACGCATTCAACAGGAATTCATCCGAGCGCCCAACAAAGACTTAAAAAAACTCCCAGTTTTTCATCCTTCAAGCCACCGAACCTTCAACTAG
- a CDS encoding energy-coupling factor ABC transporter ATP-binding protein → MTHTLIQLKDIVYTYPGQNTPLFRGLNLRITQSKKTAIIGQNGSGKSSLFLLIDGLHKVQQGKIYWKNEELKYNHKFLNQWRQRIGLAFQDPEQQLVAGTVIEDIAYGLANLQLPKAEFEQRLDDAIADFVLQELVNLPLHYLSLGQKRRVALAGVMALKPELLLLDEPTAYLDRRQTHNFMQELDRIHESGTTVVLATHDLDIAYQWADWFLVLHQGQLVMEGEAEAVFSQRELIEDLQLGLPTVWQVWQALPKHLCRSEYTSVPRTVSELNEKLSETLTQHLSQSRR, encoded by the coding sequence ATGACCCATACATTGATACAACTCAAAGATATCGTTTATACTTATCCAGGTCAAAATACCCCTTTGTTTCGGGGATTAAACCTGAGGATTACTCAATCCAAAAAGACGGCGATTATTGGTCAAAACGGATCGGGCAAATCCAGCCTATTTTTGTTGATAGATGGGTTGCATAAAGTCCAGCAAGGAAAAATCTACTGGAAAAACGAGGAATTAAAATACAACCATAAATTTCTCAATCAATGGCGACAACGAATTGGGTTAGCCTTTCAAGATCCTGAACAACAATTAGTCGCCGGAACAGTGATAGAGGATATCGCTTATGGTTTAGCCAACTTGCAATTACCCAAAGCCGAATTTGAACAGAGACTTGATGACGCGATCGCGGACTTTGTTTTGCAGGAATTAGTCAACCTACCTTTACACTATCTCAGCTTAGGACAAAAGCGGCGCGTTGCTTTAGCGGGTGTGATGGCGTTGAAGCCAGAATTACTCCTTTTAGACGAACCGACGGCTTATTTAGATAGGAGACAAACCCATAATTTTATGCAGGAATTAGATCGGATTCATGAGTCAGGAACAACGGTTGTTCTGGCAACCCATGACTTAGATATTGCCTATCAATGGGCAGATTGGTTCTTGGTTCTCCATCAAGGACAATTGGTTATGGAAGGTGAGGCGGAAGCGGTTTTTTCGCAACGGGAATTAATTGAAGACTTACAACTCGGTTTGCCAACCGTATGGCAAGTCTGGCAAGCCTTACCCAAGCACCTTTGTCGTTCAGAATATACGTCTGTTCCCCGAACAGTGAGTGAACTGAACGAGAAATTGTCAGAAACTCTGACGCAACATCTATCTCAATCCAGACGTTGA
- the cbiQ gene encoding cobalt ECF transporter T component CbiQ translates to MTLPIDTLSYKNNLRTLPPEQKLLFALVVLGIALMASPLTQVLISLWLAIWTIGYAKIPIQSYFKLLGVSSLFLGMGLPALMINMIGANQIDLVASDQLGGIQLGGLYFYLSHSGWQEVVKIFIRSLACISCLLFMLLTIPFVEIVQTLRRCQLPEAIGDLLMLMYRFVFILINTVIELRLAQQARGGYRTWTLAVKSTSLLVSQLLQRTIIRYQQFCLGFSARGFTDRFYGFNGQHRNYSQRYALEGMIGCLSLSGLDIYLRIN, encoded by the coding sequence ATGACTCTCCCTATTGATACCCTTTCTTATAAGAATAACCTGAGAACCCTACCGCCAGAGCAAAAATTACTGTTTGCGTTAGTCGTTTTAGGGATTGCTCTCATGGCTTCCCCTCTAACTCAAGTTTTGATTAGTCTCTGGCTGGCAATTTGGACAATCGGTTATGCCAAAATTCCTATCCAATCTTATTTCAAGCTTCTGGGTGTGAGTAGTCTATTTTTGGGGATGGGTTTGCCAGCATTAATGATTAACATGATAGGGGCTAACCAAATCGATTTAGTTGCCAGTGATCAACTCGGAGGTATTCAGTTAGGGGGGTTATATTTCTATCTCAGTCACAGTGGTTGGCAAGAAGTGGTCAAAATTTTTATCCGCTCTTTGGCTTGTATCTCATGCTTACTTTTTATGCTGCTGACTATTCCATTTGTCGAAATTGTGCAAACCCTACGTCGTTGTCAATTACCCGAAGCGATTGGTGATTTGCTGATGTTAATGTACCGCTTTGTTTTTATTCTGATCAACACTGTGATTGAGTTACGATTAGCACAGCAAGCGAGAGGAGGATATCGCACCTGGACATTAGCGGTTAAAAGTACAAGTTTGCTCGTTAGTCAATTGCTGCAACGGACAATAATTCGCTATCAACAATTTTGTTTGGGGTTTTCCGCTAGGGGATTTACCGATAGATTCTATGGGTTTAATGGACAACATCGGAACTATTCCCAGCGCTATGCCTTAGAAGGAATGATTGGGTGTTTAAGTTTGTCAGGATTAGATATTTATCTGAGAATTAACTAA
- a CDS encoding energy-coupling factor ABC transporter substrate-binding protein, with translation MKRQRTSWNNWLLISGVILLAIIPLLAIRDSEFSGADGQAEAVIGEIQPEYEAWFEPLLTPPGGETESLLFALQAGIGAGTIGYVIGLYRGKHERNSTFK, from the coding sequence ATGAAACGACAAAGAACAAGCTGGAATAATTGGTTATTAATTTCAGGCGTAATCCTTCTCGCGATTATTCCCTTACTTGCCATTCGAGATTCTGAATTTAGCGGTGCTGATGGACAAGCCGAAGCCGTGATTGGAGAGATTCAACCTGAGTATGAAGCGTGGTTTGAACCTTTGTTAACACCTCCAGGTGGTGAAACTGAATCGCTGTTATTTGCCTTACAAGCTGGGATTGGTGCGGGAACAATTGGTTACGTGATCGGTTTATATCGAGGAAAACATGAACGTAATTCTACATTTAAGTAG
- a CDS encoding energy-coupling factor ABC transporter permease encodes MKLKQLISLGLITATSVTVTILAAPPAQAMHIMEGFLPVTWAIFWWILFLPFFWLGLRSLNQITKDYPELKLLLALAGAFTFVLSALKIPSVTGSSSHPTGTGLGAVLFSPLIMTVLGSFVLLFQALLLAHGGLTTLGANAFSMAVVGPIVAYGLYGLVLQVSGRQTVALFLAAAVANLITYVVTSLQLALAFPAPEGGILSSFIKFAGIFAITQIPLAISEGLLTVLVWNWLVTYSQEQLQVLQQIKPKSL; translated from the coding sequence ATGAAACTAAAACAACTTATTTCTCTAGGTTTAATCACTGCCACAAGTGTAACTGTAACCATTTTAGCCGCACCACCGGCTCAAGCAATGCACATTATGGAAGGGTTTTTACCCGTAACCTGGGCAATTTTTTGGTGGATACTCTTCCTGCCTTTTTTTTGGCTGGGACTACGTTCCCTTAATCAGATCACGAAGGATTATCCCGAATTAAAACTGCTGTTGGCTTTAGCTGGTGCTTTTACCTTTGTCTTGTCGGCGTTAAAAATCCCCTCGGTGACAGGTAGTTCGTCCCATCCTACAGGTACAGGACTTGGCGCTGTATTATTTAGTCCCTTAATCATGACAGTTTTGGGGAGTTTTGTCCTTCTCTTTCAAGCCTTATTATTAGCTCATGGGGGGTTGACAACCTTAGGCGCTAATGCATTTTCTATGGCAGTTGTTGGTCCGATTGTGGCGTATGGTTTGTATGGTTTAGTGCTGCAAGTTAGTGGAAGACAAACCGTTGCCCTATTTCTCGCCGCCGCCGTGGCTAATTTAATCACCTACGTTGTCACATCTCTACAATTAGCCCTGGCATTTCCCGCACCAGAAGGCGGTATTTTAAGCTCATTTATCAAATTTGCTGGTATTTTCGCCATCACCCAAATTCCCCTGGCGATTAGTGAAGGATTGTTAACGGTGTTAGTTTGGAATTGGCTCGTTACCTATAGTCAAGAGCAATTACAAGTATTACAGCAGATTAAACCGAAATCACTATGA
- a CDS encoding WD40 repeat domain-containing protein, producing the protein MSGLGITQKNLLEQQWCGQLSEYVTAVAWSVDGCLAVSSAAGEVLLWDGGKGDSCLILGSDDTGEQSIDCLDFSPDGQFLAAGGQDGGVRIWQVKPQLQRITTLNNAPKWVDHLRWSPTGNQLAFSLGRYVQVWDGAEQETMITLPFDLSSVLGMTWQPQGQHLAIAGDQGAKVWDSRNWHDDPYLVNMPAASVAIAWSPDGKYLASGNLDLTITVVQWGHPHPWVMRGFPGKIRNLRWSKSMSNTAPLLAASSGEGIVIWKKQTDDRQGWDARVLDLHTEIVQDIAFQPKSLLLASASNDGWICLWQKAKQIAQILNGAPQGFSCLAWHPGGHQLAAGGQNGEVLVWSESKRGKGFG; encoded by the coding sequence GTGTCTGGTTTAGGGATTACCCAGAAAAATCTATTAGAACAACAGTGGTGTGGGCAACTCTCGGAGTATGTCACGGCTGTGGCTTGGTCCGTTGATGGGTGTTTAGCCGTAAGTTCAGCGGCGGGGGAGGTTCTGCTGTGGGATGGGGGGAAGGGTGACTCATGCTTAATTCTTGGTTCAGACGACACAGGTGAACAGTCGATTGATTGTCTGGACTTTTCCCCTGATGGGCAATTCTTGGCAGCCGGGGGACAAGATGGTGGGGTGAGAATTTGGCAGGTGAAGCCCCAACTTCAACGGATCACGACTCTCAATAATGCCCCCAAATGGGTTGACCACCTGCGTTGGAGTCCCACGGGTAACCAATTGGCATTTAGTTTAGGGCGTTATGTTCAAGTGTGGGATGGGGCTGAACAAGAAACGATGATCACATTACCTTTTGACTTGTCCTCAGTATTGGGAATGACTTGGCAACCTCAAGGACAGCATTTAGCGATCGCAGGTGATCAGGGTGCTAAAGTTTGGGATAGCCGGAATTGGCATGATGACCCTTATCTTGTTAATATGCCGGCGGCGAGTGTGGCGATTGCTTGGTCACCGGATGGCAAGTATCTCGCGTCTGGTAATCTCGATTTAACGATCACGGTAGTGCAGTGGGGTCATCCTCATCCTTGGGTGATGCGGGGATTTCCCGGCAAAATTCGCAACTTAAGATGGTCAAAATCCATGTCAAATACTGCACCCTTGTTAGCGGCGTCCAGTGGTGAGGGGATTGTGATCTGGAAAAAGCAAACGGATGATCGTCAGGGTTGGGACGCACGGGTTTTAGATCTGCATACTGAAATCGTCCAGGATATCGCCTTTCAACCCAAGAGTTTGCTGTTAGCTTCAGCGAGTAATGATGGTTGGATTTGTCTGTGGCAAAAAGCCAAGCAAATTGCCCAAATTTTGAACGGTGCGCCCCAGGGTTTTTCTTGTCTGGCTTGGCATCCTGGGGGACATCAATTGGCGGCTGGTGGTCAAAATGGGGAGGTTTTAGTGTGGTCAGAATCCAAACGGGGTAAAGGATTTGGTTAA
- a CDS encoding CobW family GTP-binding protein has translation MVTAQASSTIPVTVLTGYLGAGKTTLLNHILTYEHGKKVAVIVNEFGEVGIDNQLVIDADEEIFEMNNGCICCTVRGDLMRIIGNLIKRRNKFDHLVIETTGLADPAPVIQTFFIDEDMRQQLLLDAVVTVVDAKHIWQHWEADEAQEQIAFADVILLNKTDLVSPDKLDELEKRIRGMNALAKIYCTQNSELGMEALLGVKAFDLNRALEIDPNFLSEDAHEHDESVHSFALVESKPVDGEKLNNWLSQLLQTKGPDIFRMKGIINMAGEDQRFVFQGVHMLFDGRGDRAWKPGERRKSELVFIGRNLEEAKLREDFRACLV, from the coding sequence ATGGTAACAGCTCAAGCTTCCAGTACCATTCCGGTTACTGTTCTCACCGGCTATCTCGGCGCAGGGAAAACCACCCTGCTCAACCACATCCTCACTTACGAACATGGCAAGAAAGTCGCCGTCATCGTCAACGAGTTTGGAGAAGTTGGTATTGATAACCAATTAGTGATTGATGCCGATGAAGAAATCTTTGAGATGAACAACGGGTGCATTTGCTGTACCGTCCGAGGGGATTTGATGCGGATTATCGGGAACCTAATTAAGCGGCGTAACAAGTTTGACCATCTGGTGATAGAAACCACTGGACTGGCTGACCCCGCCCCCGTAATTCAAACCTTTTTTATTGATGAAGATATGCGGCAGCAACTGCTTTTAGATGCGGTGGTAACGGTGGTGGATGCCAAGCATATTTGGCAGCATTGGGAAGCAGATGAAGCGCAAGAACAGATTGCTTTTGCTGATGTAATTTTGCTCAATAAGACAGATTTAGTCTCCCCGGATAAGTTAGATGAATTGGAGAAGCGGATACGGGGGATGAATGCTCTAGCAAAAATTTACTGCACCCAAAACTCTGAGTTAGGCATGGAGGCGTTACTGGGTGTGAAAGCCTTTGATCTCAACCGTGCTTTGGAGATTGACCCCAACTTCCTCAGCGAAGATGCTCACGAACATGATGAGTCGGTTCATTCCTTTGCTTTGGTTGAATCAAAACCTGTGGATGGGGAAAAACTGAATAATTGGCTCTCGCAATTGTTGCAAACCAAGGGTCCTGATATTTTCCGGATGAAAGGAATTATCAACATGGCTGGAGAAGACCAACGCTTTGTCTTTCAAGGGGTACACATGTTGTTTGATGGTCGAGGCGATCGCGCCTGGAAACCTGGAGAACGCCGGAAAAGCGAACTGGTGTTTATTGGTCGCAATTTAGAGGAAGCGAAGCTGAGAGAGGACTTTAGAGCGTGTCTGGTTTAG
- a CDS encoding iron uptake porin, with protein MAKTWWNIVNPVVLGGTWAVCTVPNALAQIEGYNPISQTNALEQVTSVSQLRDVSPGDWAYEALRSLVERYGCIAGYPDGTYRGNRALTRFEFAAGLNACLQQIERLLPNGELEGSDLATLRRLVQEFEAELATLGARVDNLEGRVAFLEDNQFSTTTKFRGEVSFSLSSVFGDEKADGSGEELEDEVVFDNRVRLFLTTSFTGEDLLLTRLDALNPVPFGPGEGDNPNITGTSMTRLAFDEGNDNDVAIGKIRYSFSLGEMAASHNQEEEEHGHGAVKDAKLSFMIDAVGGEFAGNFANYNEFFSEELTGAISRFGRFNPIYYQGLEGTGASLTYNFNSALNLSLGYLAPNANDPSQKNGLFNGSYAAIAQLGIEPSEGLRLGLTYVRSYYPGGQVVVSGETGSELANVPFGEDTATSADQFGLSASLRLSPAFTLSGWGGLTLAHAQDNGFNNGVLVGEGDDATIFNWAVTLALPDFGSEGSLLGFVVGQPPKVTDNDGGFEDDDTSWHLEAQYRYQLTDNIAINPGVFVILNPEHDDNNDTIWVGTLRTIFEF; from the coding sequence ATGGCAAAAACGTGGTGGAATATCGTTAACCCAGTGGTGTTGGGTGGTACTTGGGCAGTCTGTACAGTCCCAAATGCTTTGGCACAGATTGAGGGGTACAACCCCATCAGTCAAACGAATGCTCTTGAGCAAGTCACCAGTGTCTCTCAGTTACGAGATGTTTCCCCTGGCGATTGGGCGTATGAAGCCTTACGCAGCCTGGTGGAACGCTATGGCTGTATCGCGGGCTATCCCGATGGCACCTATCGCGGGAATCGAGCCTTAACCCGATTTGAGTTTGCCGCTGGTTTGAATGCGTGCTTACAGCAAATTGAGCGTTTACTCCCTAATGGCGAACTGGAGGGGAGTGATTTGGCAACCTTACGACGGTTGGTGCAAGAATTTGAGGCGGAACTGGCGACTCTGGGAGCGCGAGTGGACAATTTGGAGGGTCGAGTCGCCTTTTTAGAAGACAATCAGTTTTCCACAACGACCAAATTTCGCGGAGAAGTCAGCTTTTCCCTGAGTAGCGTGTTTGGGGATGAAAAAGCAGATGGTAGTGGAGAAGAGTTGGAAGATGAAGTGGTTTTCGACAACCGAGTGCGTCTATTTTTAACGACGAGTTTTACAGGGGAGGACTTGTTACTAACTCGCTTGGATGCATTGAATCCGGTTCCTTTTGGTCCGGGTGAAGGAGATAATCCCAATATTACCGGAACTAGCATGACTCGCCTCGCTTTTGATGAAGGTAATGATAATGATGTAGCGATTGGCAAGATAAGATATAGCTTCTCTCTGGGAGAAATGGCAGCGTCACATAATCAGGAAGAGGAGGAACATGGACATGGTGCCGTTAAAGATGCCAAACTTTCCTTTATGATTGATGCCGTTGGCGGCGAGTTTGCCGGAAACTTTGCCAACTATAACGAGTTTTTCTCGGAAGAACTGACGGGGGCAATTTCTCGTTTCGGGCGTTTCAATCCGATTTATTATCAGGGACTCGAAGGCACGGGTGCTAGTCTGACCTATAACTTCAATTCAGCGCTTAATCTATCCTTGGGTTATCTGGCTCCCAATGCTAATGATCCGAGTCAGAAAAACGGGTTGTTTAATGGTAGCTATGCTGCCATTGCCCAACTGGGGATTGAACCGAGCGAAGGTTTGCGTTTAGGTTTAACTTATGTGCGTTCCTATTATCCTGGGGGACAGGTGGTGGTTTCTGGGGAAACGGGGAGTGAATTGGCAAATGTACCGTTTGGGGAAGATACTGCAACGTCAGCTGATCAGTTTGGGCTTTCTGCCAGTTTGCGTCTCAGTCCCGCTTTTACGCTTTCGGGTTGGGGCGGTTTGACCCTGGCTCATGCTCAAGATAATGGTTTTAACAATGGTGTCTTGGTGGGTGAGGGCGATGACGCCACTATTTTTAACTGGGCAGTTACCCTGGCATTGCCTGATTTTGGCTCAGAGGGGAGTTTGCTCGGGTTTGTTGTCGGACAACCGCCGAAGGTGACGGATAATGATGGCGGTTTTGAGGATGATGATACGTCTTGGCATCTGGAAGCTCAGTATCGTTATCAACTCACGGATAATATCGCGATTAATCCGGGGGTGTTCGTGATTCTCAACCCAGAACACGATGATAACAATGACACGATTTGGGTGGGGACGCTTCGCACTATCTTTGAATTCTAG
- a CDS encoding GNAT family N-acetyltransferase → MAVSVSQAATCPNSTQIPVSLKSPPITPIPDTLVITYLQMTDPTQFRPAYLNYPDGIKMMCMDTPDVAFYRFLYSTVGKPWRWRDRLSYSDEELQEILTASETSIHVLYVNGAPAGYIELVKRREGPSGRFYSTEIVYFGLRENYLGRGLGKHLLSHGIAYAWNKGTQRLWIHTSNLDSPYALDNCIKRGFKIYRIEKEPMPELYREP, encoded by the coding sequence ATGGCTGTATCGGTTTCTCAGGCGGCAACATGTCCCAACAGCACTCAAATTCCGGTGTCTTTGAAATCTCCTCCCATAACACCTATTCCGGATACTCTGGTGATCACCTATCTCCAGATGACCGATCCGACCCAATTCCGTCCAGCGTATCTTAACTACCCCGATGGGATAAAAATGATGTGTATGGATACGCCTGATGTTGCCTTCTATCGTTTCCTGTACAGTACCGTAGGCAAACCCTGGCGTTGGCGCGATCGCTTATCCTACTCCGATGAAGAACTGCAAGAGATTCTCACTGCCTCTGAAACCAGTATTCATGTCCTTTATGTCAACGGTGCGCCCGCCGGATACATTGAGTTGGTCAAGCGTCGAGAGGGACCGTCGGGTCGGTTCTACTCGACGGAAATTGTCTATTTTGGGTTGCGCGAAAACTATCTCGGACGGGGGTTAGGCAAGCATTTACTCAGCCATGGCATTGCTTACGCTTGGAACAAAGGCACACAACGCCTCTGGATTCATACCAGCAATCTGGATAGCCCCTACGCCCTGGATAATTGCATTAAACGGGGCTTTAAAATCTATCGGATTGAGAAAGAACCCATGCCAGAGTTGTATCGGGAACCCTAA